A DNA window from Vagococcus penaei contains the following coding sequences:
- a CDS encoding ABC transporter ATP-binding protein — translation MLKILLSNVKEFKKTTLIVPIFVTLEVALDIIIPLVMAVLIDQGIEKQNTRNIILIGGLLVILAILALFLGAMSGRYAAIASAGFARNLRNRLFGKVQDFSFSNIDKFSSSGLVTRLTTDVTNVQNAYQMVIRILIRSPLMFIFSLMMAFIINKKLATTFLLIIPILALGLFLIIRFAFPVFEKVFKVYDRMNQIVQENLQGIRVVKSYVREDREIMKFEDVSEQMYRRYSLAQRIVAFNTPLMQFSMYSAMLLISWVGAKLIVVGDLSTGELVSMYTYAGQILMSLNMLSMVFVMVIIAKASAERITEVISEESDLKNPVEPIYDVTSGKVEFKGVTFSYVADDRKSALFNINLVVNSGEVVGIIGGTGSSKTSLVQLIPRLYDVQKGQVLVGGVDVKLYDIKTLRDNVAMVLQQNILFSGTIKDNLLWGDATATDVDLKRVCHISQADQFIEELPDKYETVLTQGGTNLSGGQKQRLTIARALLKKPKILILDDSTSAVDTKTDQMIRDGLKKEIPGTTTFIIAQRIQSIQEADKIIVMDKGQINGIGTHEELLRTNKIYQEVYQSQQKGFGDNE, via the coding sequence ATGTTGAAAATACTACTGTCAAATGTTAAAGAATTTAAAAAAACAACGTTGATTGTACCAATATTTGTGACATTAGAGGTAGCTTTAGATATTATAATACCACTAGTAATGGCGGTATTAATTGACCAAGGAATTGAGAAACAAAATACTCGTAATATTATATTGATTGGCGGGTTATTAGTAATTTTAGCAATTTTAGCTTTATTTTTAGGTGCCATGTCTGGTAGATATGCAGCGATTGCTTCTGCAGGATTTGCAAGGAATTTAAGAAATCGCCTGTTTGGTAAAGTCCAAGATTTTTCTTTTTCAAATATTGATAAATTTTCATCTTCAGGTTTAGTGACACGTCTTACTACAGATGTGACAAATGTCCAAAATGCTTATCAAATGGTGATTAGGATTTTAATTAGAAGTCCATTAATGTTTATCTTTTCTTTAATGATGGCATTTATTATTAATAAAAAATTAGCAACAACTTTTCTTTTAATTATTCCTATATTAGCTTTAGGCTTATTTTTAATTATTCGTTTTGCTTTTCCTGTTTTTGAGAAAGTCTTTAAAGTCTATGATCGAATGAATCAAATTGTTCAAGAAAATTTGCAAGGTATTCGAGTGGTTAAATCTTATGTTCGTGAAGATCGTGAAATTATGAAATTTGAAGATGTATCAGAACAGATGTATCGTCGATATTCTCTGGCACAAAGAATTGTTGCTTTTAATACACCATTGATGCAGTTTAGTATGTATTCTGCTATGTTACTGATTTCATGGGTGGGTGCCAAATTGATTGTTGTAGGTGATCTAAGTACTGGAGAACTCGTTAGTATGTATACCTATGCTGGACAGATATTAATGAGTTTAAATATGTTATCCATGGTTTTTGTAATGGTTATTATTGCAAAAGCTTCTGCAGAACGGATTACTGAAGTGATTTCTGAGGAAAGTGACTTAAAAAATCCCGTTGAACCTATTTATGATGTAACAAGTGGTAAAGTAGAATTTAAAGGGGTTACTTTTAGCTATGTAGCAGATGATAGAAAATCTGCATTATTTAATATTAATCTAGTCGTTAATTCTGGTGAAGTCGTAGGGATAATAGGTGGTACTGGTAGTTCTAAAACGTCTTTAGTTCAATTAATTCCAAGATTATATGATGTTCAAAAGGGTCAAGTTCTTGTTGGCGGAGTTGATGTTAAGCTATATGATATCAAGACTCTTCGTGATAACGTTGCGATGGTGTTACAACAAAATATATTGTTTTCTGGGACAATTAAAGATAATTTGTTATGGGGAGATGCGACAGCAACGGATGTTGATTTAAAACGTGTGTGTCATATTTCTCAAGCAGATCAATTTATTGAAGAATTACCTGATAAATATGAAACGGTTCTAACTCAAGGTGGGACCAACTTATCTGGTGGTCAAAAGCAACGGTTAACGATTGCACGTGCCTTGCTAAAGAAACCTAAAATATTAATTTTAGATGACTCAACAAGTGCGGTTGATACCAAAACTGACCAAATGATACGAGACGGTCTCAAAAAAGAAATACCTGGAACGACGACATTTATAATTGCACAAAGAATTCAATCCATTCAAGAAGCTGATAAAATAATTGTGATGGATAAAGGACAAATAAATGGAATCGGCACACATGAAGAGTTATTAAGAACGAATAAAATTTATCAAGAAGTATATCAGTCGCAACAGAAAGGATTTGGTGATAATGAGTAA